The region AGCAGGGACAAGAGTTCTAATAGCATCAGCAGGTCTATTAAcagcaagtgtcggattcggagaattGGAGGAATTCCCAACAGGATGGGTGACACTATCAGCAGTATCAGTTCTTGTGGTGTCAGCCCGGGGTTTCGGCGACACCGAGAAAACACGACAACTACAGGTAAAACCACTGACATCAGTAATACTCACGACAGAAGTGGAGGgtagaggcacctccttcccatcttccaatgcaacagcattataacgatagggaacaactttgtcgGAAGAGTAGGGCACATGGCCAGCTGGCTTAATAATGAGAGtgggagaagccttctgcttgctgccatcatatcggatgacaacatGCTCTGGTATCCTGAATACAggtgatatcacattaacttcatcatcctcatgacgattctgaagtatctcaattacaccctgatccagcatttcttaGATGTCTTTTCTGACTTTACGACATCCCCTCTCATTCACAGTGCAAACACGGTAGctgtcgtggtcatgctcgtagtgactgtatccacacaaaagtctatgcatctcgaccaaagatttcggatatggctgacatatctgaccttgtatttgccagggcaaccctgaaccatgttgacaacagacttcccatgctcgggcaatgggttcttcttcacattaggacccacgtcctcgaaaaacaatataccgcttctcacaaggtcttgcaccttggtctttaATGGGTAGAAATTTTCCATATCATGttcgggagcaccagaatgataaacacagtgaagctcaggcttataccaccactgagggttggtaggtatagcaggtgggtcacgtggagtgatcagcttcctttcaattaaagaaggatatagctctgcgtaggtcatgggaataggatcaaaagtgacccttttcctatcatagcttatactggtctgattgttgtttcgaggttggtaggcctgctgttgaggacggtgttgttgttgttgatactgttgatgttgatgttgctggttctgattatgatgctgatattgttgattcTCTTTGAAAACAGgcgctatatgagccacctggtgctggttactagcgggacgcacagtcttcctctttatagagggtcttctagatttgacatgggaggtcacatcattatcctcaccatctttcttctttgcaaatgccccataacgtttggtagaagagccttcttctctggtcaggcgcccttccctgactccttcttctagatgcatccccatattcaccatctcggtgaagtcagaaggagcgctcgcaatcatccgctcataatagaatgaactcaaggtcttcagaaagatcttggttatttccttctcttctagcggaggcacgatttgtgcagccaattctcgccacctctgggcgtactccttaaaagtttccttatccttctgggacatggccctcaattggtccctatcgggagccatatcaacattatatttgtattgcttgacgatggcttcgccaaggtcgttgaaggagcggatgttcgcgctgtccaaaccTATGTACCATCTCAGGGTGGCACCGGACAGGatgtcctggaaatagtggatcaggagttgatcattgtaggtctgagtcgacatttttcgtgcatacataaccaaatggctgagagggcaagtgtttcctttgtacttttcaaagtcaggcactttgaacttgacaggaatcttgacattaggaacAAGGAAAAGTTCAGgagcagatttgccaaagaggtccttcccactaagagttttgagttccttgcgcagctcaaggaattgatcattcatagcattcattttctcatacacatctgggccctcagatgggTCAGAGTGATgaatggtgtcatctactctcggcaaagtatgcacgactgaAGGTGGCACAACaatgactgggctagatgccggcagagaagcaaaggttGGGGCGAGATCCTCTAGAACAAAGTTCacgggcatcccccagggaaacccggctggcatagcagtagGTGCAAAATGGGCACTTTCAGCAGGCGCAGTTGAGGAGGCAATCTCGgaaatgactgtcctctagggaggagttgaaggcgttggagaagactggctttgggaggccaagaatgactccatcagggaaGTCAATCTTGCAACTTcctccttcaattctctgttctcttgctctaggtgatccattagcttcgatgagttggctctggtgtagtaccggtgcgtcatcttgtcttcaaaataaatgaagaacacagagttagaccactgaacaagaagccctggaacaaatcctgcttatgcacatgatgcatgtaatgcttgtgcatatgatttattttttatcaaaggaacttttagagttctatttgcaaatatttggaaatattaatcatttagacatatatggaataatcatatcaataatatttggaaaatattttttcaccaaagaagtacagtcttggtaaccaaatacaatacaagagagaaggaaaatgaacatcctatggaaccctagaagcaatcgtccaaagctctcgaaACAGGAAGATAAGAagcacattggagaattcaccacaagagtcaataatttgcacaccatcatacacacggttgtaccaaaatatatcatcattagtgagagacataagcctcgtggaccatcgtagacatcctttgttctccttgaaggcgaccgtctgtggcacgtgcgaaataaaccacttgtacaacagaggcaaacagcatacaatggtaccaccaccctttgcattcctcatatgcaaagagaaataagtgtcacccaacagagtcggaatgggattaagagtagagaaaatcctaatggcgttcacatccacacacgtgtcgatgttggggaataacactagcccatagatgagaagtacaaatatggcctcaaaggcgttctcactcatggccttcctatacatagtagcttgagcaatgaggaaatcagatgggagaccttgaattccacctttggtagtcatatgagcaccaataatagattcatctatatgcaacagatcagcaatctcttaAGAATTAGGAACtctctctaagccactgaacgacaactaatctagaataggtatacccacaagataggcatactcctcaagcgtaggcaaaagctggaaatccggaaatgtgaagcaacggtaaaagggatcatagaactgcaccaacacactcatcagaactgcatccacctgagtagcaagaatagacagaagcttcccatggcgagccttgaactccaagggatctaatacataggatgtcaaacttcttaactctttcaagtcgggttgtctgaaactttacttcttcgtattccttctttgcttatccatgtctaaaaatttgcaaatagaccttttaagttccttgaatattttctcattgttgatgatatggatgtgtatgaatgcatgattgcatggatgcaacaatcacactcaagtatcaagcaaatcacaccatacaaaggtcatgggatgaatcaaatcatccttaatatcaatcatccattttggtggattatggtttacgccttatcaacatccaagttccattgatattaaggatacacaagaacggatcaaccatgaatcaagggtttgttgcaagtcacgagcatgaaatctcggttaagaaccacccaaagggagtgtactatggttaaacctgacaatcatgttccacaagaggttcccatagtcatcatcccatctttcggatattatcggataagcgactactcgtattccaaaaatattctcaagagagactcttatggGTGTAGTAtcgtcctaaaaataggccaagatgggctaggtaatctaaggtccttagcttctaaggtctatattggaaagagtaattcctaactacgactactcgtgtgacattattgatcccaacatgacctctaccaagtgaatgggcttgcaagtcaacttgctaaggaataactccacacaagttgacaagactatgccattctcctatcataagtgcactcgagttcgggtatagaactcatatcacaaaagatcaccaagcacataagcaattgatatatcaagcaattcatacattacaaacaatacagtaatcccaaatttgcacaaaaatatgtcacaaacaatataaacatacaatacaagaaaatgtgaaaagtaggcaaaacccactaggcaaatcatccccagcagagtcgccacttttttgtagaggggtattcgttacctttaggattattgactaaatcaaaagtaaatcatacaattcgagtcaccaccacacttctatttatccaaaggaaaggttagaaagtgaacaaagACCGAGAAGTTTtaccaaatcaaaaactaataaaaatgtcagagatctgggtaagtGTCGCAACtggtgcgaaaaaacaaccagcgaaagaaaaaaaatagaagagtcgccaccgttcattatttatcccaaaggagggaaaggaaacgatcgaagaaaacctgaagaaaaaggaaaagacaaggtctcgcaaccaaatctagggttcgggagtcgattatgcgaagggaaggtatttgtacccctacgcatctgtagtactctacgagatccactctTGTTATTCTAGCTTAAAGGGTGTGtgtatatctaaagtactatctGCTAATGTAAGGTCAAAAGAAAAGGACTCGCaaggatatcgcatccactgcctacgtacctcgtctgagtatgagaatcagagtcttcgtagctcgggtacctaggggttaaagagaagtgtgctcggtaagacgtcgcgtcttatgcctacgtatctcatctggaatgagaatcagagcaaaacgtagttcggctaactacgggaacaagggtctcgattgcaactagagcaagagaaagggaaggtctcgatcgcaacgagggcgagagaaaagaatcgcaacaagggcgaaagcagacaaggattagttgttagtcgttagtcaaactcggcaagacatcgcatctcgtgcctacgtatctcatctgaacatgagaatcagagttgtcgtagttcgcctaactaggggttgaggattgccatctgaacatggacttacagaagaggacaccagctgtgtcaaaggaaagtgggaaatgtgttcaacgtcctagcagtaggtgtcgcagctcgctgaatcgagtcttaggcagttacctctttgcaacagaacggactgacatgccacaagatcggagacgcacgaaaggtctaaaagtggggaagcgctgccctagagttgtcatgcaatgaacctatgtgttaggatttacataggggaacatctacctaatgttagcatgcaaagaataagggaattctacctatgttatcatacaaagggttctacctaatgggtgctacctaaacggaacaagagacaacggatggagcaaggagaggaaccacatataagggtagatggcgatgcctgaggcaatcgacttacaggtagatggcgatccatgaagcaatcgacttacaagaggaatggtgatgcatgaagcaatcgacttacaaaaggatggatgaatacgtgctggttctgttaagtattgaaaatgattactcgacgttggatcgaggttttgatcttgttttgaaatgattatcggatgttcattttaattcttgtattaacagatgaataaagaatgaaagaataaatattatacacttcatgggagaggggtacatttgttatgaatggggatggttcatggcaatcaaacaataagaatatatgcctcatacatcatacaagtaggcaacagttaatcaaacaataagacgagtaaacaagtgtatgatcaagtcaaagaatcaaataatgaaataatggagcattaaatAAGGCATgagaagtatgaacatgttaaataatcaagcaatgGTATGCATGGATGAGAGAAATAAATGTGACAAATGATAGGTGAATCAGACAGATGGAAGGATGCACAAAaggtccactgaataatttaatcaggaaatgaggtaaggaccaaagAAAATCAtgataaaaggcctctaatacatggcatatgagatgaacaagggaggatcaagagatctcttcaattgccataagcaatccctaagtcaaacatcgatcataaagaagtcaactaaaaattcaagtcaacttaaaaaatatcaaataaatagcaaattaatcaagaaaattctgaaaaattaaactaaatgaggtggggtcaggacatcatcatcccccaaaacttttttaaaaataatgaaaattagtgcatggattaattgaaataaaatagaggtcaaaacaaaagtcaactaaccaaactaggtcaaaaataaatccaaaataaattgaaaatgggaaataaaattccaagaaaaggtcaggttgaccatgggattgttaaaagaaataaaatactaaaagaaaaataaaatgctaaaaaaGGCTACACATAAGTATTGAAACCACCCCACTCAAGACTATGATACtacccttctccaccagaccactcatggTTATTTATTATTTTGATGCTACTTTAAATATATAAACCAAAATAGATTAAACATTAGAATAAAAACTAAATTAAAAAAGAGTCTGTTGGACTATCCTAATAAATGATAGGGAACCAAAAATTaaaacccagccgcctggctgttgggttctTCAACAGAATGTGCATTGAAAATGTGTAATATTTACTAACTAAAATTTAGGAAGTTTAAACaaatttttaatattttcaaaaaaaaccTATCCTATTTAAAATGAgttaaagaaaagaaaaatataaATTGGAAAAGATACAGATTCGTTCTCTCCCAATCTCACGCTCTCAGCAATCGCCTTCAACCTCTCGTCTCTCTCATACTACGTAGCCGCTTCCGTCTCAATCTCCCTTTCGCTCTCAATCTCAACGAAACCTCTCTCACACCCAACCTCAAGTTCCTCTCACCAAAAACCTCTCTCTCACATACGAAAAATCAATGGCTGAAGCAAAAACAGGGAGCTCACCTTCGGACCTTCGACAGCGACGACAGCTCAGGTAATGAATCTCCCTCCTTCACTCCTTTCAATCGGTTGTTTTTCTGATTTGGGAATTAGGGTTTTCGCCTTTTTTGAAGTTTTTTCGCCGTTCCTCTTTTTTTCGTCGTCCCCTTTTTAATTCGCTCTCCCTCCTTTTTATGCTCACAGATTAGGGTTTTCGGATTTGGTACTCAAAAGCTCAAAGAAGAAAATTTCCAGAAGTCTTTTTTGATGCTCAGAATTGGACTACCTCCTTTGATGCTTGGCCTTGGAAAGGTAATCTGAACCACGCTTTCTCCAATTGTTTTGTCTGGATGCCAAATTGGGAATTCTTTGAAATTTTACTGCTTGGTAATTAATTGCGTTTTACTACGGTGAAATTGGTGAGCATTGGTTTGATTTTGCCTTGATTTCAATGTTTTTGCTAGGTTTGATTGAGAAATTCTTGGATTCGCATCTAGTTTGTCTTCTGTAGGCCTATCATTCACCAAAAGATGCTCTGAATTTCCTACCAAGTTTTCTCCCTCATAACTACCTTCAGGAAATTCAATAAAATACTCAACACTTTTGTCAAACGCTCCAGCCTTTCTTGCATGAAGATGCTGTTGAAGTTTCACCTCCAGCTTTGAACCAGGGTGCTATTGCTGCTTTTCACTGTGACTTCCATTAGAACCAGGACCACTCATTGCAGTTGTCATTAAGGCAAAATTTGGTGTCTGCATTGGCATTGCAAAAACTCTGAGCGTAAATATTCATTGTGGGGCGATTGACTTGTGGAAGTGCAGGTTATGGTCACTGTTGTTCTTCTGGCAGGGTCATGGCAGGTTGTACAACGCTAACCAACAGTACCGACGGCTACAAAGAAAATAAAGCGCACAACCAATGTGATATCGGCATCATCGGTAAAGATTGCTCCGGGTAAATTGTTCCTCTCAAAAACTTCAGCAATCAGCTTTGTAATTATCAATGGAGTAGTTGGCGCACCCTTCCAGACAACCATGTTACCGCCGACTAGTGCAATGTAAGCATTCCATCCTGAGGTATGCCACTTTCATGAGCAAAATCATTAGCCCCCACAAAAGCCTTGTGTGGTTGTAACTGCAAACCAGAGTACTTTTCAACCATTTTGATTGTCATATAAATGTGCCTTGTATTGATTTCAGTGTGGAGATTGTTGAAGATATATCCTCCGTATTTCAAGGCCATCACAACTTCTTCCAAGGAGGCATTTCCATCTTTAAGCCTCTTTACAACGACAAGCGTACCGTCCGAAAGAATTCCTTTGTAGACAATGCCGAAGCCGCCTTTTCCTAATATGTTTTTGTTGCTGAAGTTGTGAGTAGCAATTTGGACTTCTCTTCATTTCAACCCTTCAAGAACCAACTCCAAAAATCCGAAACCAAGGACTAATAAGAAAAGGCATCCAAGACTTAAACCAAACGCAATGACCCCTTTTGTGAGCGTTAGTATTGTTTAAGTTCATTGACATAGGCATGAGTTTCATCCCATGACAGTTTGTTTCTTTTGCTGTAGCACAGACCAGAGGGTTTCCAACAATATTGAATGATTTGGCCAAGATTCTAGGCACACTGCCACTAAAATTGTTGAATGACAAATCAAAAAAAGTAAGTTGCGCCATGTTCGCCAACGACTCGGGACATTCACCAGAAAAACTGTTATTATTAATCCTCAAGTATTGAAACTTTCTCAGATGACCAAGAGAAGTAGGAATCTTTCCATTGAAAAAGTTATCAGAAAGATCAAGTGTTTGAAGCATGGAAAGTTTTCCTAGCTCTGAACTGATTGGTCCAGTTATGTTGTTATTCTGTAACATAATAGTTTGAAGATTTGTTAACTTTCCAATACTTGGTGATAATGTACCAGATAAATTCTGACTAGGAATTCCCAAACTAATAACAAGATTCTCAGTAGAACAAGTAATCATATTCCAACTACATGGATCAACAGCATCACCATCCCAATTCTCTAGAATTCCATGAGGATCCATTAATGAAGCTTTTATACTCATCAAAGCTTGAACTTCAAAGTTAATTCCTTTAGGAGAAAGCAAAGCATTAGTAGAACACGAAAACAAGAACAACGTCACAAAACATAGAAAACCTTCTCCTCTTGAAATTTCCATTAGGATTTTTCTAAGGGTAgatgtttttttttgttattatgtTCTCTTCAATTTTCTGTTATGGCTTTGTAATTGAAACATGGACTGCTGCAGAAATTTGATGACAGGATGTTATCCATGTGCAGTCACGACCAAACTCAAACATCCTTGGCCAATGCAAGTGCAATATCTAGTGTGGTTGTAATGCTTGGTTGTAGTAGTTGCAGGACCTTGCTTAGCAATGTAGAACCAAGGGTTGGCCAAGCCAAAATGACAATTCAAGACAAGTTGCACATGAGGTTAACATAAGATAAGTTACTTGGCCAAGAAGATACAAAGTCAAACTCATCACACAAGACTCCTGGATGGTGAATCAAGGCTAAAATGGATTAGATTAGGTTTAAGAGGGTCAAAAATGGGAAGGTTAACTAAAGTCAACAAAATAGTCAAAATTCAATTTTCTTTGTagtttctttgtaaatggacattgaataaatggttatggtgaaattttaggttttttggattttgggtgactttggtcaatgttgaccaaaaagtcaactgttgaccaaagtcaacaattggtcaaaattgTCAAGACTTGTACCTTTTTTTATGTAAAATCAAATGTGATAgtttagaatgatgtgaaatgaattgaaatggtttgaaaaatgatttgaaatttggttttaccattggtttattttatgacttgaatgcttgactttgaaaagatCATGACTTGACTGGTAGTATGTGTTAACAAGGCCATGAACTGATGGTATAAGATTAGGATTTGAAAGGGATATTCATGAATCAAATGGCATGATTGGCAATTGGCTTGTGACACAAGAAGgttggttgtttggatgaccaagaccatatgagtagtaacaatcacatgaacaacaccatgactttggactaagaccaatcctcatataaaaccaaagtaaggttaggccaaacatgctaaaaaaaaaaacataaaaaattcaggaccaaaatcggggtatgacatTAGGGCATGTGAAATTTGTGTTATTTTGGACCAAACTTAAATGAATGaatgtccaatgcatggccaaattGTGATAACAAAATGTGGGTTGGTTTGCAGCATGACTTGGCAAGCAAGAAATCCattccaaggtggtgactttatggccatgtaTGTTGATGATCAAgttaccaaatgatgaaataatgcaaacagtagaaagacCTCATGGAGTATCTCATCTTTCATGTTGATCACAAgtggaaatgatgaatggaagaaggtgaaaaatgaTCCCAAAATCGTGTCACACCaactgcaaaatggttgggccagtttggcctaaaatctgcctagagaatcaagtcatggtgcccactttaggtgaatgtattTCTCAAACGACGGACCCAAATGATatgattccaaaaggaggtgaaagcggacatggcaaggtataattgttgtgaagaaatattttcaattggtgccttgaagtataagaaaactggccaagaagtcttgacaaactttgaagattttgagacttagaaatttttctaagtgtcctaaaaatatgtctcactttgactaagcataactttctcaattttgatccaaatggagcaaagtttatatttctagaaagcttggaacaagaggaacaactttcatgttggaaaaattctcaaatggagcttttatcttgatggaaaatgggcttaaagtgagtgcaacaacaatgaaaacttgccctaaatggaaagtcaaccatttccaaattaagtaacttttccaattcctgattaaatgatgaatccatgatccaaccttgatcaaatttcacatgtaggatcccctaggcatggatttagagattccactctcaaaatgtcaggagtttacttttctggccccacaattgacttttcccaaactgtctgatcCCCGATTCtaatgatcaattgaagcacctctggctcaaataaagagcttattttttgtatgtagacccttgtggacatatggagggccatgaaaaagagtttcacccaaagaatcagaaataaactgattttttaccaaaccctagtttcagggcaaaatgatcaggaactgattgcactgtttgccaatggatctttctgagataattgtgaatcttcctaggccaagatgcctctccaaacATGAAatggatgagcccctctacttccaaccaaacaatgcatgttgcaggtagccatgaaaccctaatttctaattaaatccagatgagtactctgatagctctgaatccttcactgatgaactgaggaaCAATAATAAGATACCTGGAACCCTCTGAGAtccttgagacttgtatacttagagaatgaagtccaattctcaatcttgctttgtgtgggctccttctgttaaggagtgatcaatcaaaccctgattttcgagtcactaatgcagtatgcaatgagtatgacctagtatgatgctaatgaagtgtaaaacataatcccatgcttccacgaaaaatgaagggtaaattttggggtattacagtaagggggttggttatgcaatgggaaggttttaagcacccaaaacatccttagtactctaagggagccattttcactaatgttgtaaggtaggttggtatttgtgaaaattaattgtgaaaacatgattggggggatgagaaaagaatatacaagttatttacaattttgtgtttgaatggataaacccaaATTTGTTAACTTGGTGATAATGTACCAGATAAATTCTGACTAGGAATTCCCAAACTAATAACAAGATTCTCAGTAGAACAAGTAACCATATTCCAACTACATGGATCAACAGCATCACCATCCCAATTCTCTAGAATTCCATGAGGATCCATTAATGAAGCTTTTATACTCATCAAAGCTTGAACTTCAAAGTTAATTCCTTTAGGAGAAAGCAAAGCATTAGTAGAACACAAAAACAAGAACAAC is a window of Lathyrus oleraceus cultivar Zhongwan6 chromosome 6, CAAS_Psat_ZW6_1.0, whole genome shotgun sequence DNA encoding:
- the LOC127096403 gene encoding protein NSP-INTERACTING KINASE 1 codes for the protein MEISRGEGFLCFVTLFLFSCSTNALLSPKGINFEVQALMSIKASLMDPHGILENWDGDAVDPCSWNMITCSTENLVISLGIPSQNLSGTLSPSIGKLTNLQTIMLQNNNITGPISSELGKLSMLQTLDLSDNFFNGKIPTSLGHLRKFQYLRINNNSFSGECPESLANMAQLTFFDLSFNNFSGSVPRILAKSFNIVGNPLVCATAKETNCHGMKLMPMSMNLNNTNAHKRGHCVWFKSWMPFLISPWFRIFGVGKGGFGIVYKGILSDGTLVVVKRLKDGNASLEEVVMALKYGGYIFNNLHTEINTRHIYMTIKMVEKYSGLQLQPHKAFVGANDFAHESGIPQDGMLTLH